Part of the Phacochoerus africanus isolate WHEZ1 unplaced genomic scaffold, ROS_Pafr_v1 Scaffold_187, whole genome shotgun sequence genome is shown below.
TAAAaagctttcctgggagttcctgtcgtggcgcagtggttaacgaatccaaataggaaccatgaggtcgcgggttcgatccctgcccttgctcagtgggttaaggatctggcgttgccgtgagctgtggtgtagtttgcagacgcggctcggatcccgcgttgctgtggctctggtgtaggccagggggctgcagctccgattcgacccctagcctgggaacctccgtatgccgagggagcggcccaaagaaatagcaaaaaagacaaaaaaaaaaaaaaaaagctttcctggagttcccattgcagcacaaggggatcaggggcatctctgcagctccaggaaacaggtttgattgccagcctggcccagtgggttaaaggacccagggttgctgcagctgtaacactgcaactgtggctcagatctgatccctggtccagaaacttccatatgccaaagggtggccaaagaggaaaaagtaaaaataaaaactggtccTGAAAGTCATCACAGAATTTGGTCATTTAGAGTGTTAGGCACCCTTACGTCTTGGTTGGCCTACAAAAAAACACTGCACTGTTCTGGTGTCCAAAGATTGGCGTTCCTGCCCTTTGGTGAGCAGccccaagtttggtttggtaataATCACAGCCCCCGAATCCCAGGGCCCCTAACACTTGCCCTCAGACTTGAAGAAATGCAGCCCTATGAAAGCCAGAGGACAAGGCCTCCTGCTCAGCTGCcgtttcctcctctcccttcactCTGGGCCCCACATCACCTCCTCTGGatgtgccctgccccctccctcttccttccttcagtCCCTATGGCCCCATCCTACCTGGAGAGTGGCCCAGACATTCTCCCCACCCACGGTGTCACAGCAAACCTGTCCCTGGCATTCACGGCCTGGACCCGGGGTGATATGGTCGTCAAATACTTCTCAATGAGGAAGCAACAGTGGCAGCTTCTTGTTTAGAAAAGATATTTGGGGAGTTGCTGAGGTGGcacagcagtaaggaacccgactagtatccatgaggatacgggtttgatccctggcttcgctcagtgagttgaggatcagatgttgccccgagctatggtgtaagttgcagatgaggctcagatcccacgttgctgtggctgtggtggaggccggcagctgtagctccaattcgacccctagcctgggaacttccatatgccactgatgtagccctaaaaagaccaaaaaaaaaaaaaaaaaaaaaggaaaagatattacAGAATCAAAAGTGGAATCAGAGCCTGTTGAATACTGAAGGGAACAAGGACGGTTGCCACAGACACTCAgacttttaaaaaggcaagacggagttcctgtcgtggcgcagtggttaacgaatccagctaggaaccatgaggttgcgggttcggtccctgccctcgctcagtgggttaacgatccggcattgccgtgagctgtggtgtaggttgcagatgcggctcggatcccgcgttgctgtggctctggcgtaggccagcggctacagctccgattcgacccctagcctgggggcctccatatgccgagggagcggcccaaagaaatagcaaaaagacaaaataaataaataaaattaaatttaaaaaaatgaaaaggcaagacaTCTCAAGGGAGAAGAGTTGGGTGGGAAAAGACTTGCTGGGTCTGAGGAAAACTATATTAGTTCAAGGGCTGAGTCAAAATAGCTCCAGGGGGGTTGATCCCCAGGGCATCCTATCAGCTGACACCTCTAGGAAGACCTGAAGAGTCAGGGTCCCTCTCTGCAAACCAGGAGGGGTCACCCTCCAGCATCCCTCGGTGCCCTGTGGATCCAGATGTGCAGCAGGGGAACTCTGTGCCTTAGATTCATCATATTGTCCAGAATAGCTCAGGAGAATGCCTTGATTTCCGCTGATCCCTGTGGAAGGGTggcccagccctgagccaggCTCCAGGTTCCAGGAGAGGTGATGAAAGAGAGCACTGCCTGGTCAGCTCATGCAGGGAGAAAGAACCCGATGCTCAGAAGCATTCTAACCCCTGAGTAGGGACCTGGGAGCCCGTGTTTTGGAATCTCACTTGGGATCCTGAGACTGAGAAGGGGCTCAGGGGGGCTGCTCGGACCTGGGCAGGAAAGGAGGGCATGAGAACGGGCGGCCGGGACAGGGCAGCAATGCCAAATGCAGGCTTCTCACCAGACCCTGGGAGTCCCGCTGGGCCCAGAACTGGGCGGGAAGGACGGCACCTGTGTGCACATGTGCTCCCTCCTCCTCGATGCCCCGCGTGTCCCCTGAGCAAAGCGGCTCTGCGTGGAGGTGGACAGAGGAGGTCCCCTTGCctccggcgggggcgggggggagtgcaGGGTTTTAGAATTTCTAGAACCTCCCAACACATGGACCCCTGCTGCCTCCTTGGATCTCAGGAAAGCTGGGCTCCCGTAGAGACACCCCCAGCGTGGACTCGGCAGTCTCCCCATTTCCACAGACATTCGCGTGAGGTCTGTCCGTCAGTCCTTCCTCACACTTAGGTTTTCTGACAACCTGGGGTCCTTCCGAGCCCCTCCCCTGAGGGACTGGACCAGTTATTCGCTACGGGGAAGTGGGCAGGTTTCAATTCCAAGCCCAGACCCAGGCCCCGCAGGACAAAAACGGGGAAAGCACAGCGAGCTCTGTATCTCCTGTGAAGGTTCTTGACTTCGTGGAGGAAACGTGCAGACGCCGTGGCTCTCCGACATTGTGCTGAAGAGACGGAGAGGTTTGTGGTCATTGCTGTCACCAACCCCACTTGCTGCAGCTCATTAATAAACTGATGGGGGGCTTGGGTATTGAGTACCATCCAGGGCAACCCAACTTTATACACATACCCTTTATACCCATGGTAGGCATGCGGTGAAAGGAATCTCCCAGAAAGATACCAAGATGCAGAACCGTCTTGAAAGCTCCTAGCCTTCGTGGGCAATTTTAGACGTAAATGACTCGCGCCTCACagtgaagggaaggaagaaaggcatgGAGAGTTCTCGGAGGTGAGGGAGGGACCTGCTCTCTTTGTGTCACGAAACATCAAGAGAATCTCCGTGTGATGCAGCCCAGGGTGGGCGACCTCCCTGAACACGGCCCATCCTCAAACACAGAGCTCCTGAATTTGGTGTGGGGAACGTTGTGGGTATTTGTGGACAGTGCTTCACAGGAGGAGGAAAACAGAATTTTGTGGCTGTACCTAACGGCGTCACTTTGATTAAAATCTGTGTTGAACGTACCGACCTTTGAGGAAACAGTAATTATCAAAATACactgagaaaggagttcccgccgtggcgcagtggaaacaaatccaactaggaaccatgaggttgtgggtttgatccctggccctgctccgtgggctaaggatctggggttgccgtgagctatggtgtaggtcgcaggcgcagctcggatcctgggtggctgtgactgtggtgcaggccagcagctatagttccgatttgacccctagcctgggaacctccatatgctgcaggtgcagccctaaaaagaccaatacacacacacacacacacacacacacacacacacacacactaagaaaAGGGCAGTGGGGTGATGCCGAGACACCCAGCCATCTGGAAGCATCCTTGGTGAGAACCTAAAAGAAAATGTTCACTGCTCACAGCTGCCACGATGAGGTCAGGGTTATCTGTGATTGATCCACTTCAAATTCTCCCCTGGTTCCAAGATCCCCAAGAGCCCGCAGTGGCCCTTTCCATGGCTCTCAGACTTGGGAATGTTGGACTTCCCACGGCTCATGCCTCTCTCCCTGCTCACATTCTCAGATTCCACCTTTTCAGCCAGTTTGCGGATCCCAACTGTCAGGGAGTAACCACCCTCTGTGATGACCCTGTCTTCACTGAGCCactccttttttaatttctaaattctaCCCAGAGAAACGTCTTTTAGTCTCCCTCTTCCCCAAGaggacccaaaaaaaaaaaaaaaagatattttacattgACTGGATCATTCACAGGGTCCCATTAGGAAGGGCCAGCTCCACACTGCCCAGCCTCCGTCCTTCCTCTTTATTGCGATTTTGACCCTGCCTCCTTCAGAGAAGCCTGGACTTGAGGATGGAGGACCAACAACATCCCCAGTTGCATTTCCCTTGCTCCCCGAATAGGCTCATGATCTGACGAGGTAACACCTAAGTGACAACTTGACACAGACAggagtttattttgtttcctttgggaaaGACACGACCATCTTCTGGAAGCTGTTTAAATTCTGGGACATTGCGATTGTTTTGATCTATCCAAAGACGTCCCAATAATGACGCTTTCAAGTTTGGTTTCTTTAAGTCCAGTGTCAGGAATcaaccctctcttcctcctctcacaGCCATGGCTCTAACTCTCCGTATTAGTAAAACTGAAtccgtgccccccacccccattttctctctttcaagaatgaacatctggagttcccgtcgtggcgcagcggttaaccaatctgactaggaaccatgaggttgcgggttcggtccctgcccttgctcagtgggttaacgatccggcgttgccatgagctgtggtgtaggttgcagacgcggctcggatcccgcgttgctgtggctctggcgtaggccggtggctacagctccgattcaacccctagcctgggaacctccatatgccgcgggagcggcccaagaaatagcaacaacaacaacaacaaaaaaagacaaaagacaaaagacaaaaaaaaaaaaagaatgaacatctgATTTGATCAAGTCATCTGGACAGAAACAAAGATCCAATCTGGAATAACCTAATCGTTGACCTGGAATCCAATCAGGTAGCACCTTCTGATTGGAGGTTAGTAGCTGGTAAGGGAGATGATGTGATCAGAAAGCTCTATAAAAGCCTCAGGCAGCAAAGAAAAGAGGCAGACACTTCTTCCTCTGGAGTCGCTGTCTGGGTTCTCCACCTGGCCTGAGCTCTGAGTATTCACTCCACGACCACATCCCAGCGGGTGAGTTACTGACCTCAACTAAAGACAACCTCAGTCTATCTAGGTCAGCAGGTCTTGAATGGTGGCCTGCAGTTCAGGATGGCAGGGAGATTTTCGTTTTTACTCTTTTCCATGTACAGTTGTAAAACTTTGGGTTTGCCTCTAAATGTAGTTAGTTTTTCACCTTAGCCTCAAATATTTTGACATGTGCtttgttttatatcatttttaaatatcttaggcaagtagattttatttttagggaaaacCTTCTgtttggaattttatttctttttgatttccctctttccctttttttttttttttcttttttggctgcccattGGCGTATGGaactccctggccagagatcaaatcagagctggagttgtGACCTGCaaggctggatacttaacccactgtgccaggctggggattgaacccacatacctgcagctgcagagacactgtcaagCCTGTTGctccacagggggaactccaaggatttgacattgaaaatatttagtttgggagtttctgtggtggtgcACTGGCAATGAACCCAggaaatatccatgaggactctggttcaatccctggccttgctcagtgggttaaagacctggcgatgccatgagctgtggtgtagattgaaaaCACGACtccgttgctgtgcctgtggtacaggttggcaactacagctccaaatcgacccctagcctgagaatttccatatgccgtgggtgcagccctaaaaaaaaaaaaatttgtttgtgCAAATGACATTCATTTTAGGGCTACCTCCTTAATCTTTCCCACCCCTGTTAACTGTGGGAGCTTAGAATGGAGCCTGTGTTGTGCTATTTGATGCTCCTGTTCCCACAGTTTTGTGCTCCATGGGATGGTCACAAACTTTTCTCCAAAAAGATTGGGCTCGGCCTTTAGGCTTGTGGGACCCACTCCCCAGTGCAACATAATTAAGTGATGCAGTGATGGGAAAGGGATGGATTAGTGGTTGGATTTCATCCTCCTCAGTACATGTGAGATGCTTGTTCTGGTGCCCACAGGGGCACAGCTGTGACTTTGTGCCCATGGAGCCCAAAGTGGAATTCAGGTAAACTGAGGCCCTGCCTGAGCCCTGACTGTGGCTCTGAGTTGGGTCCCCTGAAGGGTGGGGAGACAATGAAAGGGATTTGTGCTTGACCTCCTGAAGATGCCTTGTTGTCTGTCAGCTTCCACAGGATTCCTTTAGCAGAAGAGTCAAGATGAGTGTCTGGAACCCTCTGAGACTGCGGGACCTGGCAGGAATGAACCTGCTGAAGGATGAGGCTTCGGCCATCACTGCTCTGGAGTATCTGCCCACGGAGCTCTTCCCCCCACTGTTCATGGAGGCCTTCTATGGGAGTCACAGGGAGACCCTGAAGGCCATGGTGCAAGCCTGGCCCTTTGTCCGCCTGCCTCTGGGAGGCCTAATGGGAGGCCTGATGCAGATGTCTCATGTGGAAACCTTACAAGCCATGCTGGATGGGCTGGATGTCCTGCTTGCCCAGAAGGTTCGCCCCAGGTGAGTCTGATCCGGGTAGCATGGTAGGATCCTGGGCATTTCTGAAGATAATGCTGGGATCAGGAGAGTGGATGGCCAAGGGATGGAATAgaggctttatatatatatatacacacacacacatatatgtgtgtgtgtgtgtgtgtgtgtgtgtgtgtgtgtgtatttggcgacctcagagcatatggagttcccaggccatggatcaaaccggAGCCAGAGttgcaacatatgccacagctgctgtaacaagggatccttaacccactgagcagggccagggatcgaacctgtgtccctgccactgcagagacaccctcagtccctttgcaccacagtgggacctcctggAACACAGGCTTTTGATGATGCCAATGAGGAAGCTCAGAGGCAttggttattgctgagccactttgggaaatGCATTCTGCAACTGCAAGAGTACCTAAGATGCAGAGGAGCTTGAAAAAGAACATGTCCTAGCCTCCTCCTGGGGATGCTTAAAGGTGGTACAAGTGGAGAACCAGGAATgataaaaggggaaaaggagatgGGTGGAGgtgaggcagagagggaagaagagggcaAGCCTGCACCTGATACCAGGAATGTGAATTAAGAGCACAGGTGGGAAGTCTGAGTGTTGTTTGAATTCTGATAATGTGGTTTGCAATTTGTTGTTTCCTCACAGGAGGTGCAATCTGCGGGTCCTAGATTTCAGGAATACTAGCCAGGACTTCTGGAGTATGTGGTCTGGAGAAAAGGCTCATAAGTCCTCGAGCTCACTGATAACACCACTGAATGAAGACCGTTCAAGGACAGAGCACCCTTTGTCTCCCTTGGAGGTGTTCATAGACCTCTACCTCAATGAAAGAATCATGAGCGGTCCTTTCCTCACCTACCTGATGAGTTGGATAGAGGAGAGAAAAGGTTTGGTACACCTGTGCTGTAAGAAACTGAGTATTATTTCAATgcctatggaaaatattatgacgGTCCTGGCTCAGGTGCAGCTGGACTGTATCCAGGAGTTGGAAGTGAATTGCACCTGGCAGCTGTCCACCCTGGCCACGTTTGCTGCTCTCCTGGGCCAGATGAGCAATGTGCAGAAGCTCTATGTCTCCCCCATCCACGTGTCTGCACTTGAGGAAGAGGAGCAAGAGCATGTTGTCCAATTTACCTCTCAGTTCCTCAGGCTGCAGCACCTCCGGGATCTCCATCTGGAAGCTCCCTCCTTCCTTGAAGGCTGCCTGGACCAGATGCTCAGGTGAGAGTGGTCCCATTGGCCGAGGGACAGAGAACTCAACACCAGAATGTCAAAGGCTCTGTCTCCTTTGCAGCTCTGTCTTGAAGTGTGGTATCACATAACCTCACACATCAAGTTAGAGGGACAAAGCGGGATCAAGGCTCTAGAAAAGGACACCCTGCTAGGAAGTAATAGACTAGGGTGTTGGGATCTAGTGAGGAGGCATGTGTGATTTCTTCTCTAGGAGGATGTCTGTGTTCAGATGACTCAGGAAAATAGGTCAGGGGAGGGAGAATTGAAGAGGATCAATTTCATGAGACCCGAGCATTACTAAAGGGATGTTCTGGGCTCACCATTTCGGTGACCACGATAAATTTATCTCACattcctcctctgtcaaaggcTGTTTAGTGCTGTTGATAAGGTAACGAATACATAGTAAATGCAGGATTCTGGAGATGATGGTAACGGAGAGGGAGCAAAAAGGATACTAAGCGGTAGAAGGTTTGCAGGTGCTCTGCCGGTGTAAGTGAGCCCCTCAGACTGGCAATCCCAATTGATGTTGTAAGGTCTTGCCCAGGGTGGTTGTCTAGGGAGAGCCTCCCCTGGCCTGAGATATGAGTGTCTGGGCCAAAGTATTGGCTGAAGGAAGCCTGAGTGGATagcattttatgttttctctcaATATTAAAATTCAGTGATTTTCGCACTTGATTGAAACAACATGCCAAACTCTCCTCTGAGAATGTTCGAGACATTCCATTGTCTTCATTCGTCCTCAATGAAATAAGTTCTACTCTGCTCGACAGATGAGGAAAAGAGCTTTCACTGTTCTGTGAACATGACCCAGCCACACAGGGAAGGAGAATGAACTCAGGCTAAAATGAGATGGGGCGTTCTGGGTATTGATTATTATCAGGTGGTCAGAATAACCTTGACCTTAAGCATATCACTTGTTCTCCAACTAGAGGTCAACTTCCACCCCTGTTTCCCAGagctaattctttgttttttctccagGTGCCTAATGAGACCCTTGGAGAACCTGGCAATAACCAACTGCCTGCTTACAGAATCAGACTTGACCCACCTGTCCCAGTGCCCCAGCATCAGTCAGCTAAAGGGCCTGGATCTGAGTGGCGTCACCCTGACCGACTTCAGTCCTGACGTCCTGCAAGGTCTGCTGGAGAAAGTTGCATCCACCCTGCAGGAACTGGACCTAGAGCTCTGTGGGATCACGGACTCCCAACTGGAGGCCATCCTGCCTGCCCTGAGCCACTGCTCAGCGCTCACATCCTTCAGCGTGAGGGGGAACCTCCTCTCCATGGCCATCGTGCAGAAGGTGCTGGGCTGCACCACAGGACTGCCCGGTTTATGCCAAGAGCTCTACCCTCCCCCTCGGGAGAGTTTCAGCTCTCAGGGTACCCTTCTTCCAGGGAGACTCGCCCAGGTTCGGGCTGAGCTCTATGAGAGTCTGAGAGCCTTAGGACGACCCAGGACCATCTGGATTAGCTACAGCCCCTGTCCTCACTGTGGGGATGACACAGTCCATCATGCAGAGCGCATTGTGTACAGCTGAAAGCCCCATGCCTAGTTGGTTGTCTCCATCCAACACTTGCCTCTAGGCCCTTGGAAAATGAAATCTAGGACTTAGTTCCATCAGGAGGGGGAAATAGACCCATGGCTTCCAATATCAGGTCGCggtgaatgagaaaatgaaacgTAGCCCAGAGGAAGTGCAGGATTGCAGGGGACACTGCCGACTTGGGGAGGTGCTGGGATTTAAAGGGACCTGTGTTCGTGGGGTCAGATAGGCGAATCTGAATTTCTAAAGGGAAGTTCCCTCTTGAGACACACATGTTGGAATGATCCCTGGGTGGATGGTTGTAAAGAAACGGTTATAAATAAAGGAACCCTCTGCATAAATTGACTGGTGTCCTCCATGGTATATTATCCTGTGTTCTCAGTTTATCCCTCAGCAATCTctacttgaaaaacaaacaaacaaaaccactgtGTTGTCCGTGATCTGAAACTCTACCTTTTTTGCGAGACCTTTACTCTGCCTGGGGCATGTCTTACCTCTTtacacatttctgtggctgttcaTTGAGTTAGCGCACAGAACATGCGAACATACTCAGGGACCAATGAGCCATTGGAGCAAAGAGCTCCTGGGCCCTCACGGCTGACTCAGGCCATGACCCTGGATGTGAGCATTCCTCATGCTTCCCTTGTGGGTCCATACCCCCCCTTGCCTGGGCTTGAGCGTTCTTGGAAAGGTTTTGACTGCAGAAGGCAAGGCCCCCGGTTCTGGAAAGCGTTGTCCACACTGCAGATCAGGCAGAGCCTTTGATCCTCACCAACCCAGGCCCGTCATGGATGGGTAGTTGTCCTTTGAATTAATCTTGTTTGGACCTGTAAAGACACCAACATTCCctttagaaaaatactaaaatagtaCAGGAATTTAACATGgttctgtgggggggggggttcttttttttaaagttttgttgaagagttgatttacaatgttgtgataatttctgctgcacaacaaagtgattcagttatacgtagacacacatccattctttttcagattcttgagTATTTCTATactacatataaaagttatgtccTTTTAGGGGTAGGCCATGCCCATGAGAGATTGACATTATTTCCGTAACACGTCCTGTCTCTCTCCATAAGGAAAGATTAGTAAATCACATTTTGACATCACATAATAAGGACGTTTAACAAAACACCTGTGGGTGTATGCGACCTCCTTGCCTGTGGTAAGACACCCTGTTAGTCAGAGTTTTCCTCTGTAACCGTCAGGATAAAGATGTTCACTGGACAAAGTGTGGGTTGGGTGCtacccaccccctgcccagttGAAAATCCCCAGATAACTTAGCGTCTGCCTTTCATGTTGTATCATCATGTCCACCTCCTTGGATTCCATCGACTGAAGATCCTGTAGAACTGTATTTACTATTAAAAACTTTCTCTGTGTAAATGAACTTGAGCATTTCAAACCAGTGCTTCCAGGGTCACCTGCACATCTAGGAATATATTAGAGAAGATTTATGATGGGAACTGACTTGCATGGTTACAGAGGTTGAGAAGTTCCACACTCCGTGGTCTGTCAGCTAGAGACCCTGCAAAGCTGGTGGCATAAGTCAGACCAAGGCTTAAAGCTGATGGTTTAGCTCTAAGTCTGCCAAAGACCTGCGAATCAGGGAACCAGTGATGTAATTTCAGAGTGtgaactctcagagttcccgtcatggcgcagtggttaacagatgcgactaggaaccatgaggttgcgggttcaatccctggccttgctcagtggtttaaggatccagcgttaccgtgagctgtggtgtaggttgcagatgcggcttggatcacgagttgctatggctctggcgtaggacagtggctacagctccgatttgacccctagcctgggaacctccatatgccgctcgGCCCtagaagaaggcagaaaaaagacaaaacaaaacaaaaacagagtgtGAAGTCTCAAGACTCAAGAGCcaaaagccttggagttcccgtcgtggcacagtggttaacgaatccgacaaggaaccatgaggttgcgggttcgatccctggccttgctcagtgagttaaggatcccgtgttgctgtggctctggtgtaggctggtggctacagctctgattagactcctagcctgggaacctccatatgctgcaggagcggcccaaggaatgggaaaaaaagacaaaaaaaaaaaaaaaagagccaaaagcCTTGATGTGGAtgtgcaaaaagagaaagaaggtgagCAGTTGCCCTCCTTGTTTGATTCAGGCCCCAAAGGATTGGACGATGCCCACCCTCCTCGCTCAGGGCAGATCCCTTCTCTAGGTCTACTGATTTCAATTGCTAATCCCTTCCAGAAACACCTGCCAAGGGATACACAGAATTAATGTTTTACCATCATTCTGGGCATCCCTTAGAACTGCAGTGTTCACATGCAAAAAAGACCATCACACTGACCCTAAACAAAGGGCATTCACAGGAAGGCTCCCTGCTGAGCTTTCAGAGGCTAGTGGTGTTggctcagggagggaggggatatATGAGAACGGGGGTGGGGTCTTAGGCAAGAGCTCAATGTCCCTATGAAATGAAAATAGTGATAgagtaaggataacttgatccccttgctgtacagtggtggggggggggggaagaataagtataaaaaaaaaaaagaaaaaagaaagaaagaaagaaagaaagaaagaaagaaagaaagaaagaaagaaagaaagaaagaaagaaagaaagaaagaaagaaagaaagaaagaaaaaatagtgatAGAAACCCAGCTCATGGCTTATTTGTAGAATCCAGTGAAATGGTGTACTTGAAGGCTTGGCACTAGACCTGGCATTGGGCAAGACATTATTAAtgtgttgtttcttttcatttccctcCTAGTCGATGCTCCTAGGATTTTTGATCCCTCACACTTACCTTCTATTCCTCAGGGCAGGCAAGAGAGCAGAGCTAGGACCAGAAATGGGACACAGCTTATCATGTGTCCACCAAGGAATCATGATTTACCTAAGCAGCTTTAGCAGCCAgtgcagggagggcagaggagagatTGGATTCATCTCTACTGATAGACACTCTGGGCCTCAGGGCTCCTAGGCCACCTGCTGCTAGCTCAGACCAGGGAATATAAAGCAGTTTTGTAAGCAGAACTGTTTAGAGTtcagtaatttgaaaaaaaaaatctgctcttaaataaatgctatttgaGTAAATAGCTGATGTGATTtatctaaatattaaataatatatgttctTTCACAATTACGAGggcaattttgttcttttgaagaacgcatgtgaatatttttaaatgtttaacctGGTTTGTAGTCTCAAAACAAATAAGActctaaaactgattttaaataaacagtctgcctatgttttctgccaggagttttatagtatctggccttacatttaatggtctttaatccattttgagcttatctttgtgtatggtgttggggaaTTTTCCAatatcattgttttacatgtagctatccagttttcccagcaccaactatggaagggactgtctttcctccactgtgtgttcttgcctgttttgtcttagattagttggccataggtgcctgagttttatttctgggctttctatcctgttccaccgatcttcatttctgtttttgtgtgtcagtatcatactgttttgatgactgcagctttgtaatataaactgaagtcagggagcccgaTTCTTCcagtcccatttttctttttcaacattgctttggctacttagaatcttttttgtttccatacaaatttaaaaatgctttattttagttctgtaaagaatgtcattgataatttgatagggattcccttgaatctgtagattgctttgggtaatacagtcattttgagaatattgattCCTCCAACCCAAGAGTgtggtatacctttccatctgtttgtgtcatctttgatttctgtcatCGTCTTACAGGTTTagactacaggtcttttgtctctttaggtagacttattcttaagtattttattctttttgatgtgatggtaaatgggtttGTTTTCCTAAttgctctttctgatttttcattgttagtatatagaaatacatagattgcagcaatatcttgttttatccacctcctagaataatgacagtaaaaacaaatacaaaccactgggacctaattaaactctgaacttttgtacagcaaaggaaaccataaacacaacaaaaaacccacagaatgggagataatctttgcaaatgatgtaactgaaaagagctta
Proteins encoded:
- the LOC125119239 gene encoding melanoma antigen preferentially expressed in tumors-like, which encodes MSVWNPLRLRDLAGMNLLKDEASAITALEYLPTELFPPLFMEAFYGSHRETLKAMVQAWPFVRLPLGGLMGGLMQMSHVETLQAMLDGLDVLLAQKVRPRRCNLRVLDFRNTSQDFWSMWSGEKAHKSSSSLITPLNEDRSRTEHPLSPLEVFIDLYLNERIMSGPFLTYLMSWIEERKGLVHLCCKKLSIISMPMENIMTVLAQVQLDCIQELEVNCTWQLSTLATFAALLGQMSNVQKLYVSPIHVSALEEEEQEHVVQFTSQFLRLQHLRDLHLEAPSFLEGCLDQMLRCLMRPLENLAITNCLLTESDLTHLSQCPSISQLKGLDLSGVTLTDFSPDVLQGLLEKVASTLQELDLELCGITDSQLEAILPALSHCSALTSFSVRGNLLSMAIVQKVLGCTTGLPGLCQELYPPPRESFSSQGTLLPGRLAQVRAELYESLRALGRPRTIWISYSPCPHCGDDTVHHAERIVYS